One genomic region from Listeria monocytogenes encodes:
- the pgmB gene encoding beta-phosphoglucomutase, with translation MTTALKGVVFDLDGVITDTAHYHYLAWKKTAESIGIEFDEAFNENLKGVSRIDSLLLILKKDGRENDFTEEQIEALAADKNDFYVSLLKEITPADVLPGIKELIVDLKKQNLKCAIASVSKNARTVLSALEMEQEFDYIVDAAKITKSKPDPEIFVEACRGLGLETSEVVGIEDAQAGIEAINAAGIVSVGVGSGLRDADMTVKSTGLLDLRILEILHSK, from the coding sequence GCGTCATCACAGATACAGCACATTATCATTACTTAGCCTGGAAAAAAACAGCTGAGAGTATTGGAATCGAATTTGATGAAGCATTTAATGAGAATTTAAAAGGAGTAAGCAGAATTGACTCCCTACTTCTTATTTTAAAGAAAGACGGTCGCGAAAATGACTTTACAGAAGAGCAGATTGAAGCTCTTGCAGCTGATAAAAATGACTTTTATGTTAGCTTGCTAAAAGAAATTACGCCAGCGGATGTTTTACCAGGAATTAAAGAACTTATAGTGGATCTTAAAAAGCAAAATCTCAAATGCGCCATTGCATCTGTTTCGAAAAATGCTCGGACGGTTTTGAGCGCATTAGAAATGGAACAAGAATTTGATTATATTGTCGACGCGGCTAAAATCACTAAATCAAAACCTGATCCAGAAATTTTTGTGGAAGCTTGCCGTGGTCTAGGCTTAGAAACATCAGAGGTAGTCGGAATTGAAGATGCTCAAGCTGGAATTGAAGCAATAAATGCAGCTGGAATTGTAAGCGTTGGTGTTGGTTCTGGACTCCGTGACGCGGATATGACTGTGAAGAGTACTGGTTTGCTAGATTTACGCATTTTAGAAATCTTACATAGCAAATAA
- a CDS encoding thioredoxin family protein, translated as MAIIFAKEDDLEEIISSHPKILLNFWAEWCAPCRCFWPTLEQFAEMEEGNVQVVKINVDKQRALAQKFDVKGIPNSLVLVDGEIKGGIAGIVSCDELRSRFKSLAK; from the coding sequence ATGGCGATTATTTTTGCAAAAGAAGATGACTTGGAAGAGATTATTAGTAGCCATCCTAAAATATTACTTAACTTTTGGGCAGAGTGGTGCGCACCGTGTCGCTGCTTTTGGCCAACACTTGAGCAATTCGCTGAGATGGAAGAAGGTAATGTCCAAGTTGTGAAAATTAATGTAGATAAACAACGCGCATTAGCTCAGAAATTTGATGTAAAAGGAATACCAAATTCGCTTGTTCTTGTTGATGGGGAAATTAAAGGCGGGATTGCTGGTATTGTCAGTTGTGATGAACTTAGAAGCAGATTTAAAAGTTTGGCAAAATAA
- a CDS encoding nitroreductase family protein: MTNTFLDSIKVRRSIYALDKNVSVEDSKIEEIIKDAVKYSPSSFNSQSSRAVILLGENHDKLWSIVEDTLRAIVPAENFAATEEKVGSFRAGYGTVLFFEDTAVIEGLQENFALYADNFPVWSEQSSGIAQHSVWVALANAGIGASLQHYNPLIDDAVKAEWNIPASWNLRAQMPFGNIVQEAGEKEFIDDADRFRVFK; encoded by the coding sequence ATGACTAATACATTTTTAGATTCTATTAAAGTTCGTCGTTCCATTTATGCACTAGATAAAAACGTTTCCGTAGAGGATTCCAAAATTGAAGAAATTATTAAAGACGCTGTTAAATATAGCCCATCTTCTTTCAACTCCCAAAGTTCTCGCGCTGTCATTCTTTTAGGCGAAAATCATGATAAACTTTGGAGTATCGTAGAAGATACATTACGCGCTATCGTACCTGCTGAAAACTTTGCAGCTACTGAAGAAAAAGTTGGTTCTTTCCGCGCTGGATACGGAACAGTTCTTTTCTTTGAAGATACTGCTGTTATCGAAGGCTTACAAGAAAACTTCGCTCTATATGCAGACAACTTCCCTGTATGGTCCGAACAATCTTCAGGTATTGCACAACATTCTGTATGGGTTGCTCTTGCAAACGCTGGTATCGGTGCATCTCTTCAACATTACAACCCACTAATTGACGATGCTGTTAAAGCTGAATGGAATATTCCTGCTAGCTGGAACCTACGTGCGCAAATGCCGTTTGGTAACATCGTTCAAGAAGCTGGTGAAAAAGAATTCATCGATGACGCTGATCGTTTCCGCGTTTTCAAATAA